A stretch of Fulvia fulva chromosome 4, complete sequence DNA encodes these proteins:
- a CDS encoding General amino-acid permease GAP2, with amino-acid sequence MEDSEKSIKADYSPRSSSTLPEYGETTVHKGTWSTRLVDSFKRDPNAHATPKSAVGADGRVFDVEGAVAATANSPLQRSLKGRHLQMIAIGGSIGTGLFVGSGSALAHGGPASLLIAFGLVGIMLYCTVHALGEMAVLFPVAGSFSAYSTRFLDPAWGFAMGWNYAMQWLVVLPLEIVAATITIEYWSGGSINNDAWVAIFLVLIIVINLLGVKGYGEAEFVFAIIKVVAIIGYIILGIILNCGGGPNGGYIGGRYWHTPGAFNNGFKGLCSVFVTAAFAFAGTELVGLAAAETENPRKSLPTAIKQVFWRILLFYIVSLTIVGLLVPYDNPQLLNGTSSADAKASPFVISITNAGISGLPSVMNVVIMIAVLSVGNSSIYGSSRTLAALADQNQAPKILGYIDRKGRPIVAIGLASVLGLLAFFAGSSFQTDAFNWMLALSGLSSIFTWGSICLSHIRFRAGWKKQGHSLNELAFRSQPGVIGSWIGLIFNCLVLVAQFWTGAWPIGYASTTAGELVENFFMAYLAAPIVILFYVFYKIWRKTPFVRSHNMDLHTGVRDLNIAELIEEERIERQSWSPWKRYYKLFC; translated from the exons ATGGAGGACTCGGAAAAGTCCATCAAGGCCGACTACTCACCACGAAGCTCATCAACGCTACCCGAGTATGGCGAGACTACCGTACACAAAGGCACATGGTCAACTCGACTCGTCGACAGCTTCAAGCGTGATCCGAACGCACATGCAACACCAAAGAGCGCTGTCGGCGCAGATGGAAGAGTCTTCGATGTTGAGGGTGCTGTGGCTGCGACTGCCAACTCACCTCTGCAGAGGTCACTGAAGGGACGCCATCTTCAGATGATTGCCATTGGAGGCTCTATCGGGACTGGTCTCTTCGTCGGCTCTGGCTCAGCTCTCGCACATGGTGGTCCTGCCTCGTTGCTGATCGCCTTCGGTCTGGTCGGAATCATGTTGTACTGCACGGTGCATGCGCTGGGTGAAATGGCTGTGCTGTTCCCAGTTGCCGGATCTTTCTCAGCTTACTCGACTCGGTTCCTGGACCCTGCTTGGGGTTTTGCCATGGGTTGGAA TTACGCCATGCAATGGCTTGTCGTCCTTCCGCTCGAGATTGTCGCCGCCACAATTACCATCGAATACTGGTCAGGCGGCTCCATCAACAATGACGCCTGGGTCGCCATCTTCCTCGTTCTGATCATAGTTATCAACCTGCTCGGAGTGAAGGGATATGGTGAGGCCGAGTTCGTCTTCGCCATCATCAAGGTTGTCGCCATCATCGGATACATCATCCTCGGCATTATCCTCAACTGTGGTGGCGGTCCAAACGGTGGCTACATCGGGGGCAGGTACTGGCACACTCCAGGCGCTTTCAACAATGGCTTTAAGGGTCTCTGCTCTGTCTTCGTGACAGCCGCTTTCGCCTTCGCCGGTACGGAGCTGGTTGGTTTGGCTGCTGCTGAGACCGAGAACCCGAGGAAGTCGCTGCCGACGGCCATCAAGCAGGTGTTCTGGCGAATCCTGCTCTTCTATATTGTTTCGTTGACGATCGTCGGGCTTCTCGTGCCATACGACAACCCGCAGCTGCTCAACGGCACATCCAGTGCGGACGCCAAGGCATCGCCATTCGTTATCTCTATCACCAACGCCGGCATCAGCGGCCTACCATCAGTCATGAACGTGGTCATCATGATTGCGGTTCTCTCCGTCGGCAACTCCTCCATTTATGGCAGCTCGCGCACTCTCGCAGCACTCGCGGACCAGAACCAAGCACCAAAGATTCTTGGATACATCGATCGCAAGGGCCGCCCGATTGTGGCCATCGGTCTCGCATCCGTGCTTGGACTCCTCGCCTTCTTCGCCGGTTCATCCTTCCAGACCGACGCCTTCAATTGGATGTTGGCACTTTCTGGTCTCTCCTCAATCTTCACCTGGGGCAGCATCTGCCTCTCCCATATCCGCTTCCGCGCCGGCTGGAAGAAGCAGGGCCACAGCCTGAACGAGCTCGCATTCCGCAGCCAGCCAGGTGTCATTGGCTCTTGGATCGGCTTAATCTTCAACTGCTTGGTCCTCGTCGCCCAGTTCTGGACTGGTGCTTGGCCGATCGGGTACGCCAGCACGACTGCAGGTGAGCTGGTCGAGAACTTCTTCATGGCATATCTTGCTGCGCCGATCGTGATCCTCTTTTACGTCTTCTACAAGATTTGGAGGAAGACGCCGTTCGTCAGAAGCCATAACATGGATCTGCACACTGGTGTGAGGGATTTGAATATTGCGGAGCTGATCGAGGAGGAGCGGATAGAGAGGCAGAGCTGGTCGCCTTGGAAGCGGTACTATAAGCTCTTCTGCTAG
- a CDS encoding tRNA (adenine(58)-N(1))-methyltransferase catalytic subunit trm61, producing MSTTTRPSPFFYANATAESDSLAILHLKRDSLLPITLGKTTEDGYAEGAVTNTRFGSFPHSTLVGLDWGSQVRASKVDTGTRGRKKQKAKQEDASAAAAQAEEEQEVVCDPSRRKRKSTGEELPESPTKKFKPNPKEKEKGQSAAQAQVGRAAVEAGSGFVHILPPTPESWTSSLDHRTQVVYTPDNSYILQRLRVRPGSSMIEAGAGSGSFTHASARAVFSGYPDNTFGPPTKRRKTGKVYSFEYHEPRVQTLREEITEHQLDGVVQLTHRDVCNDGFVLQDGSAPSVDAIFLDLPAPWQALKHLSRATPNTPLNPNSPVHICTFSPCIEQVMATVTELRKSGWADISMVEVQHKRIDIRRERVGLKEEGLRGVNASAANVEEALGRLREVETKISDFHANRTNSANREEVGQQMKTQSKQQRLEKIKKDAEERMLYKEGHLVHRTEPEVKTHTSYLVFAILPREWSEEDEKKCEELYPVDEIMKGSPVKEGKAKK from the coding sequence ATGTCGACAACAACACGGCCGTCGCCGTTCTTCTATGCCAACGCCACAGCCGAGTCCGACTCACTAGCGATCCTGCACCTGAAGCGCGACAGCCTCCTTCCCATCACGCTCGGCAAGACTACCGAGGATGGGTATGCAGAAGGTGCCGTCACCAACACCCGTTTTGGCTCCTTCCCACACAGCACCCTCGTCGGTCTGGACTGGGGCAGTCAGGTGAGGGCGAGCAAGGTCGATACTGGCACACGAGGGAGGAAGAAGCAGAAGGCCAAGCAGGAAGATGCGTCCGCAGCAGCAGCACAGGCCGAGGAGGAGCAGGAGGTAGTATGTGACCCATCGCGGAGAAAGAGAAAGTCGACCGGAGAGGAACTACCGGAATCGCCTACCAAGAAGTTCAAGCCCAATCCAAAGGAGAAGGAGAAAGGTCAAAGTGCTGCGCAAGCTCAAGTAGGACGAGCGGCTGTCGAGGCGGGCTCGGGCTTTGTGCATATTCTGCCGCCCACACCAGAATCATGGACATCTTCACTGGACCATCGGACGCAAGTCGTATACACACCTGACAACAGCTACATCCTGCAGCGGCTGCGAGTGCGACCGGGCAGCTCCATGATCGAAGCTGGTGCTGGTAGTGGCAGCTTCACTCATGCTTCTGCACGAGCCGTCTTCAGTGGCTACCCCGACAACACTTTTGGACCTCCCACGAAACGTCGAAAGACTGGCAAGGTCTACAGCTTCGAATATCACGAGCCACGTGTGCAGACACTACGTGAGGAAATTACGGAGCACCAGCTGGATGGCGTGGTCCAACTAACCCATCGCGATGTCTGCAACGATGGCTTCGTCCTCCAAGATGGATCTGCACCATCTGTTGATGCCATCTTCCTCGACCTGCCCGCTCCCTGGCAGGCCCTGAAGCACCTCTCACGCGCCACTCCCAACACTCCCCTCAACCCCAACTCCCCAGTCCACATCTGCACCTTCTCCCCCTGCATCGAGCAAGTCATGGCCACCGTCACCGAACTACGCAAGTCCGGCTGGGCCGACATCTCCATGGTCGAAGTCCAACACAAACGCATCGACATCCGCCGCGAGCGAGTCGGACTGAAGGAGGAAGGTCTACGCGGCGTGAACGCCAGCGCCGCAAACGTCGAAGAGGCTCTAGGCAGGTTAAGGGAGGTCGAAACAAAGATATCTGACTTCCATGCGAACCGGACTAACAGCGCGAACAGGGAAGAGGTGGGTCAGCAGATGAAGACTCAGAGTAAACAGCAGCGACTTGAGAAGATCAAGAAGGATGCGGAGGAGAGGATGTTGTATAAGGAGGGCCACCTGGTGCATCGGACGGAGCCGGAGGTGAAGACGCATACGAGCTATCTCGTGTTTGCTATCTTGCCGAGGGAGTGGAGTGAAGAGGATGAGAAGAAGTGCGAAGAGCTGTATCCGGTTGATGAAATCATGAAGGGTTCGCCGGTCAAGGAGGGCAAGGCGAAGAAGTAA